From one Thermomicrobiales bacterium genomic stretch:
- a CDS encoding FAD-dependent oxidoreductase yields MRRIVVIGAGVVGASLAFRLAQAGQAVALLDSAEPGWGTTGSSFAWTNSNTKTPEDYFALNVAGMRAWGELRDELGDAPWYSEGGNLAWIVGDDGGRLEAQVARLRAWSYPVEWLSRAEMANLEPALRVEDDVEQGVYFPTESWVDGPAMARAMADEARKHGAEVHVASQVTAIERDGGRISGVQLANGERIPADLVVNCAGPAADAIARLAGRELPLAPTRGLIVRASHASGQVRRIVHTPRVHLRPDGDLLMLHHGDADVGIERGESPAEWAVELLRRAADYLPALEAARVSRWSVGTRPIPADGRTSAGLVSVLPGYAEVVTHSGVTLGPLLATLVTRQIVDGQTDPLLAPFSPDRFG; encoded by the coding sequence ATGCGAAGGATCGTTGTTATCGGGGCTGGCGTGGTTGGCGCGTCGCTTGCCTTCCGGCTGGCACAGGCCGGCCAGGCAGTTGCGCTGCTCGACTCCGCCGAGCCGGGCTGGGGCACAACCGGCTCGAGCTTCGCTTGGACCAACTCAAACACCAAGACGCCTGAAGACTACTTTGCCCTCAACGTTGCCGGAATGCGTGCCTGGGGCGAGCTACGCGATGAGCTTGGCGACGCCCCGTGGTACAGCGAGGGGGGCAACCTCGCCTGGATCGTGGGTGACGATGGCGGCCGGCTCGAGGCGCAGGTTGCGCGGCTCCGCGCCTGGAGCTACCCGGTTGAATGGTTGAGTCGGGCCGAGATGGCGAATCTGGAGCCAGCGCTCCGCGTCGAGGACGATGTCGAGCAAGGGGTCTACTTCCCGACCGAGTCATGGGTCGATGGGCCTGCCATGGCCCGAGCGATGGCCGACGAGGCTCGTAAACACGGCGCAGAGGTTCACGTTGCCAGCCAGGTGACGGCGATCGAGCGCGATGGCGGGCGAATCAGCGGTGTCCAGTTGGCGAACGGCGAGCGCATCCCCGCCGACCTCGTCGTCAACTGCGCCGGCCCTGCCGCGGATGCGATTGCCCGGCTGGCCGGCAGGGAGTTGCCGCTAGCGCCGACCCGCGGGCTGATCGTTCGCGCCAGCCACGCGAGCGGACAGGTTCGGCGCATCGTCCACACACCGCGAGTGCACCTGCGGCCGGACGGTGATCTCCTGATGCTGCACCACGGCGATGCCGATGTGGGCATCGAGCGCGGCGAGTCGCCGGCCGAGTGGGCAGTCGAGCTGCTGCGCCGCGCGGCCGACTACCTCCCGGCGCTTGAGGCGGCTCGCGTCTCGCGCTGGTCGGTCGGCACGCGGCCGATCCCGGCCGATGGCCGGACGAGCGCCGGCCTTGTCAGCGTGCTCCCTGGCTATGCTGAGGTAGTCACACACTCCGGCGTCACGCTCGGGCCATTGCTGGCGACGCTCGTCAC
- a CDS encoding sigma-70 family RNA polymerase sigma factor translates to MNSTERSTPDPSDWLTALIARSLGDVEMTPDLDLALSRYALLARDDLAIRDRLLTMLSWKVARFCARYRRRAIDPWEIDDVQQEAFLAFVDVLAGWQPLTSQDGPAGFGYYFLRVFPMRLAGRVRALLREGAIVAPQDGAPHDPLDSIDIEDIVLANQVIVEICGYLNSRDQAIFQLSVRDGHGPSRIAELIGVNRRTIHRHWPAIVSIARERLRDAS, encoded by the coding sequence ATGAACAGTACCGAACGATCTACCCCAGACCCCAGCGACTGGCTCACCGCGCTCATTGCGCGCTCGCTCGGCGATGTCGAGATGACCCCGGATCTCGATCTGGCGCTCTCGCGTTATGCGCTCCTCGCTCGCGACGACCTGGCCATCCGCGACCGATTGCTGACGATGCTCTCGTGGAAGGTGGCACGATTCTGTGCCCGCTACCGCCGCCGTGCCATTGACCCGTGGGAGATCGACGATGTCCAGCAGGAAGCGTTTCTTGCGTTCGTCGATGTGTTGGCAGGGTGGCAGCCGCTGACGAGCCAGGACGGTCCGGCTGGCTTCGGCTACTACTTCCTGCGCGTGTTTCCGATGCGCCTGGCCGGCCGGGTGCGCGCGCTGCTGCGCGAGGGCGCGATCGTCGCGCCACAAGACGGAGCGCCGCACGACCCGCTGGACTCGATCGATATCGAAGATATCGTCCTGGCCAACCAGGTGATCGTTGAGATCTGCGGTTACCTCAACTCGCGCGACCAGGCTATCTTCCAGCTCTCGGTCCGGGATGGCCACGGTCCATCGCGGATCGCGGAGCTGATCGGAGTCAACCGCCGCACCATCCATCGTCACTGGCCGGCGATCGTTTCGATCGCTCGTGAGCGCCTGCGCGATGCTAGTTGA
- the dinB gene encoding DNA polymerase IV, whose translation MYAHDADRWVVHADLDAFFAAAEVLRRPELRGRPVIVGGSPEGRGVVASATYEARQHGVCSAMPMAQAVRLCPQAVIVRPDGALYRELSQRFRLVLDDFSPLVEVVSIDEAYLDISNSERLFGSVEQLSRALKQRVRDEVGLAVSLGVASNKLVAKIASDLDKPDGLRIVRRGQEAATLGPLPVERLPGVGPKATARLRAAGIVTLADLAVAPGVLLLDIVGSDAGRLQARARGEDDRAVRGEPGERKSLGHEQTFDRDIVAHAELDSTLYRLCERTGAELRRRGLMATTVALKLRYDDFATISRQQSLDRPTDAHQVIHVVAAELLDRALAERRAPVRLLGVRVASLASASHQLDLFDDHRVRLRQLNAAIDRITERTGAPMIVPARFARDPARRDAASNTKERR comes from the coding sequence GTGTACGCGCACGACGCCGACCGCTGGGTCGTCCATGCGGACCTCGACGCGTTCTTCGCCGCAGCCGAGGTGCTGCGTCGCCCCGAGCTGCGCGGCCGGCCGGTTATCGTCGGCGGGTCGCCGGAGGGGCGCGGTGTGGTTGCCTCGGCCACCTACGAAGCCCGCCAGCACGGCGTTTGCTCGGCGATGCCGATGGCGCAGGCGGTCCGCCTCTGTCCGCAAGCGGTCATCGTACGGCCCGACGGCGCGTTGTACCGCGAGCTGTCACAGCGCTTCCGACTTGTCCTCGACGACTTCTCGCCGCTGGTCGAAGTGGTCAGTATCGACGAAGCCTACCTCGACATCAGCAACTCGGAGCGGCTGTTCGGTAGCGTCGAGCAGCTCTCGCGGGCGCTGAAGCAGCGAGTTCGCGACGAGGTCGGTCTGGCCGTCTCGCTTGGTGTTGCCTCGAACAAGCTGGTAGCCAAGATCGCCTCCGACCTCGACAAGCCCGACGGGCTGCGGATCGTCCGCCGCGGGCAGGAGGCGGCGACGCTGGGCCCGTTGCCGGTCGAACGGTTGCCGGGAGTCGGGCCGAAGGCGACCGCGCGGCTACGCGCCGCCGGGATCGTGACGCTGGCGGATCTGGCCGTCGCGCCGGGCGTGCTGCTGCTCGACATCGTTGGGAGCGACGCCGGCCGGCTGCAAGCGCGCGCCCGTGGGGAGGATGACCGGGCAGTGCGTGGCGAGCCGGGCGAGCGCAAGTCGCTCGGCCACGAGCAGACGTTCGACCGGGACATCGTCGCCCATGCCGAGCTCGATTCGACGCTCTATCGGCTCTGCGAGCGGACGGGGGCCGAGTTGCGCCGCCGTGGACTGATGGCGACGACGGTCGCGCTGAAGCTCCGCTACGACGACTTTGCGACGATCAGTCGCCAACAGTCGCTCGATCGGCCGACCGACGCCCACCAGGTTATCCACGTCGTCGCGGCCGAGCTGCTCGATCGCGCGCTGGCCGAGCGGCGGGCGCCGGTGCGGCTACTTGGCGTCCGGGTCGCGAGCCTGGCGTCGGCGTCGCACCAGCTCGACCTGTTCGACGACCATCGGGTCCGGCTGCGCCAGCTGAACGCAGCTATCGATCGGATCACCGAACGCACCGGCGCGCCGATGATCGTGCCGGCCCGCTTCGCCCGCGATCCGGCGCGGCGCGACGCAGCCAGCAACACGAAGGAAAGGAGGTGA
- a CDS encoding metallophosphoesterase family protein, whose amino-acid sequence MADVARVAIISDVHGNRPAFEAVLAEVDRRGPFDTLVGGGDYAFGGAFPDDSLALVVERGLTCVRGNTDEWIIEAATNGRQPAHGYEPEQAHSELLRSVDAWAAARLSDDHRRLLANLPVSWETTGPSGQTLAFVHSTPWSTHPVILPDAPEEMARRMLDAAGAQMLLYGHIHYAYTRQVDDRTLACVGSVGMPFDGDWRPCFAVAEDDGAGWRVEHVRVEYDREPYLAALLESGVPNAAEFISSIRQRGG is encoded by the coding sequence ATGGCAGATGTAGCGCGAGTGGCGATCATTTCCGATGTCCATGGCAACCGACCGGCGTTTGAGGCAGTGCTGGCCGAGGTCGATCGGCGCGGCCCCTTCGACACGCTCGTCGGAGGCGGCGACTATGCGTTTGGCGGGGCGTTCCCCGACGACTCACTGGCGCTGGTTGTCGAGCGCGGGCTGACGTGCGTCCGCGGCAACACGGATGAGTGGATCATCGAGGCGGCCACCAATGGACGCCAGCCGGCCCACGGCTACGAGCCGGAGCAGGCGCACAGCGAGCTGCTGCGCTCGGTCGATGCCTGGGCCGCCGCCCGGTTGAGCGACGACCATCGGCGGCTTCTGGCCAACCTGCCGGTAAGTTGGGAGACGACGGGACCGAGCGGTCAGACACTCGCCTTCGTCCATTCCACGCCCTGGAGCACCCACCCGGTCATTCTCCCCGACGCGCCGGAGGAGATGGCGCGCCGGATGCTCGACGCCGCCGGCGCTCAGATGCTGCTCTACGGTCACATCCACTACGCTTACACCAGGCAGGTCGACGATCGAACGCTGGCGTGTGTCGGCAGCGTCGGGATGCCGTTCGACGGGGACTGGCGGCCGTGCTTCGCGGTTGCCGAGGATGATGGCGCTGGCTGGCGTGTCGAGCACGTCCGGGTCGAGTATGACCGCGAGCCATATCTGGCAGCGCTGCTGGAATCGGGCGTGCCGAACGCGGCGGAATTCATCAGCTCGATCCGCCAGCGAGGCGGATGA
- a CDS encoding penicillin-binding transpeptidase domain-containing protein, protein MFKKNKRMELVRPGERRRREESDGDDNRITRRVLLARGTIGLAFVGLGGKLWQMQIAEGNEFRRIARENVIEFQRLKAPRGRILDRAGEPLAENRRSWSVQVTQSRLPDDKDQREHILGVVSQKLALGKSLVIDRTLVPVGSEAAVVNAISKRLEVDSATLIARLTGSDIAMLMLRENLSEQDAAGYAASMIDIPGVRVVNTIDYQLANHPLQDMPLIVKKDVDQAIALDLASNALYLPGVIVDDALLVRHYPAGPTFSHILGYVGPITEEEYDHELTPSGGHLYETDDRVGRGGIEQALETSLRGEKGARWVQIDANGVVRDELLDQRKDPRAGLSARLTLIRDFQIAAEAALRDGIANANADALENGRDPVGAGVAIAMNPQNGEILAMASLPTFDNQKFVDGISDADYQAYLDDPFEPLLDRSISGQFPPGSTFKPMMAAAGLHDGAQRPDGLRPDTKFRCLGRIRVPWTWDETQGNDYPCWELETGHGDVDVFTGISHSCDVYFYNVGAPDSVADNGVRVHFYIPNDPNQHFFMGMGVEKMHAYMTKVFGYGRASGIELAGEADGIVPNPKWLFQTLDQNWSIGDTINMSIGQGHLLCTPLQLLNSTASIAAGGKLFRPRLIRDLIREDGVVDRTFQPEMINDMTIDKGPNDPWIAAEHLATVREGMRRTVTEGTGMGKVDVPGIEIGAKSGTAEYGEAIEGKYKQGHAWFTAFGPFENPEICVAVMISGGGAGSVYSGPIANSILRTYFENQSIRDAARA, encoded by the coding sequence ATGTTTAAGAAGAATAAGCGCATGGAGCTCGTCCGCCCCGGCGAGCGCCGCCGTCGCGAAGAGAGCGACGGCGATGACAATCGAATCACGCGCCGGGTCCTTCTGGCCCGCGGGACGATCGGGCTGGCGTTCGTCGGGCTGGGTGGCAAGCTCTGGCAGATGCAGATTGCCGAGGGCAACGAGTTCCGGCGTATCGCTCGCGAAAACGTCATCGAGTTCCAGCGGCTGAAAGCGCCGCGCGGGCGGATCCTCGATCGCGCAGGCGAGCCACTCGCCGAGAATCGTCGCTCGTGGAGCGTCCAGGTCACCCAGAGCCGGTTGCCGGACGACAAGGATCAGCGGGAGCACATCCTCGGCGTCGTGTCCCAGAAGCTGGCCCTCGGCAAGTCGCTCGTCATCGACCGGACTCTCGTCCCGGTCGGCTCCGAGGCGGCGGTTGTCAACGCGATCTCGAAGCGACTGGAGGTCGACAGCGCCACGCTGATCGCCCGCCTGACCGGCAGCGATATCGCGATGCTCATGCTTCGCGAGAATCTCTCCGAGCAGGACGCGGCAGGCTATGCGGCGAGCATGATCGATATCCCGGGCGTCCGCGTCGTGAATACTATCGACTACCAGCTCGCGAATCACCCACTCCAGGATATGCCACTGATCGTCAAGAAGGACGTCGACCAGGCGATCGCGCTCGATCTGGCGTCGAACGCGCTCTACTTGCCCGGTGTCATCGTGGATGACGCGCTTCTGGTGCGTCACTACCCGGCCGGCCCGACCTTCTCGCACATCCTCGGCTACGTCGGTCCGATTACCGAGGAGGAGTACGACCACGAGCTGACGCCCAGTGGCGGCCATCTCTACGAAACCGACGACCGGGTGGGGCGAGGCGGGATCGAGCAGGCACTCGAGACGAGTCTGCGCGGAGAGAAGGGCGCCCGCTGGGTGCAGATCGACGCCAATGGGGTCGTCCGGGACGAGCTGCTCGACCAGCGCAAAGACCCACGCGCCGGCCTGAGCGCGCGGCTGACGCTCATTCGCGACTTCCAGATCGCCGCCGAGGCTGCGCTGCGCGATGGGATCGCCAACGCAAATGCCGACGCGCTGGAGAACGGCCGCGACCCGGTTGGCGCAGGCGTCGCGATCGCAATGAACCCGCAGAACGGCGAGATCCTGGCGATGGCCTCGCTGCCGACCTTCGACAACCAGAAGTTCGTCGATGGGATCTCCGACGCCGACTACCAGGCCTATCTCGACGATCCGTTCGAGCCACTGCTCGACCGCTCGATCTCCGGCCAGTTCCCGCCAGGGTCGACATTCAAGCCGATGATGGCTGCGGCCGGCCTGCACGATGGCGCTCAGCGGCCCGACGGACTCAGGCCGGACACGAAATTCCGCTGTCTCGGCCGCATCCGGGTGCCATGGACCTGGGACGAGACGCAGGGCAACGACTACCCGTGCTGGGAATTGGAGACGGGCCATGGAGACGTCGATGTCTTCACGGGCATCTCACACTCCTGCGACGTCTATTTCTACAACGTCGGCGCGCCGGACTCTGTCGCCGACAATGGCGTGCGCGTCCACTTCTACATCCCCAACGACCCGAACCAGCACTTCTTCATGGGCATGGGGGTCGAGAAGATGCATGCGTACATGACGAAAGTGTTCGGCTACGGTCGCGCGAGCGGCATCGAGCTGGCCGGCGAAGCGGATGGCATCGTCCCCAACCCCAAGTGGCTCTTCCAGACACTCGACCAGAACTGGTCGATTGGTGACACGATTAATATGTCAATCGGCCAGGGACATCTGCTCTGCACACCGTTGCAACTGCTCAATAGCACCGCGTCGATCGCGGCCGGCGGGAAGCTCTTTCGTCCGCGACTGATCCGCGACCTCATCCGCGAGGATGGCGTCGTCGACCGCACGTTCCAGCCCGAGATGATCAACGACATGACGATCGACAAAGGCCCGAACGACCCGTGGATCGCCGCCGAACACCTGGCGACGGTTCGCGAGGGAATGCGCCGGACGGTGACAGAAGGCACAGGCATGGGCAAGGTCGATGTGCCGGGGATCGAGATCGGCGCGAAGTCGGGCACCGCC